ACATCTTAATAGGGAAATGACAGATATAACTTCCAACAACACATTTTTAATTACAGGAATTGTTTTTATAACGATTGCTGTTATTGGGCAATCTAAATTAGCCTTTATTGAAATTAATCCCGGTTGTCTTGGGAGATTATTAGCTCTATTTATTGGTATGTCGAGCCTATTGTATGCTTTAGGATTGCTCAATTTTTCAGTCGAAACCCTTGATTTATTAAAAACTTCTCTGACAGAACCAATAAGACAGCTTATAAGTTCAATTAATGACCTTTTGCAAGGATCGTAATCGGTCTAAAAAACTGATTTTTACATTCATCTCAACACTTTTAAAACAACTTATAAACGGACATAATATTACTCCTCAATCAACTTTCTTTCTTCAGGGAGTAAGCTAGTTTCATCCTTGGGGCGTTCACTATCAACAGATTTAGCTTTGGTTGTATGGGGTTTGATAATTAGACTGACACCAATTGTCCAACCTAATGCAACCATCCAACCCGCGAGGATGTCACTGGGAAAATGTACCCCCAGATAGAGACGACACCAGGCAATAGCTATTATGTATAAGCTACCGAAGGTGAGAACCAACCAGCGCCAGGAATTAGCCCAAGTTAAGAAGAGCAAAATTGCTACCAGAGTTATACTCGTCATGGCATGAGCGCTGGGAAATGCAAAACTTGATTCAGGTGCAATGGACTGCCACAATTGGGGACGGACTCGATGCATTAATTCCTTGGCAATGCGGTTGATGATGATACTTCCCAGTGAGGCGGTGAGTAAATAAGCTAGCGATCGCCAGCGTTTTTGATATAGTAATATGATTGCGATCGCACCTAAAATCGGTATCGCAGTCCAAGGCAACCCAATTTTAGCCAGCGTCACTGCTAAAACATCTAACTGGGGGTTGGCTGTAGAATGAACTGCTAACAGAATCTGTACATCCCACGGGAAGCCAGCTTGATTTTCCCATATGTTCACTGTGAGAATTTCAAAGACCTGCAAAGGTAAGTATACTCCGATTAACAGGAGCAAGAGCGATCGCCAACGAGCAATCAACAGGTTTTTGAGAAAAGCAAGCGGTGACTGACTCTCTTTATTAGCTGTTTCTACTTTTTCCATATCTAAGCTCAAAATACTGATTAACTACTTCACTGATTACAAATTACTGGAATTTTGAGAAGTTCCACAATGTTTACAGTACGATAAATGTTTATAAGTAAGATTATGACAGTTTTGGCATTCAATGTACTGATAATAACCGCAGTGGGGACAGTAAGTATCAAGCTGTCGAATTTTCTTAGCGCAATTTACACAGCGTGATTTTTGAACTCTGCTAGCTGCCTGGACTTTAGCATTAAAGACAAATTTTTGAAAAAACTGGATAATTACAAAACCAATAATTGGAATCAGCAAGATATAAACATAATTTATTAGGAAAAGCAAACCACCCAAAAGGGCGCTAATGATTTCAAAAATAAATTTAAATATTGCACCTATTTGAAGAAACTCAAATATTTTAACAATTAAGGGAATAAAAAAGATAACTAGCAAATGCCAGCTAATTAGCGAGATGAGTCCATATCCTCTTCTTTGAGCAAATTTGTGAACTGATAAAGCAATGAGAATCAAAGGGAGAAGAAAGAGGGACTGAAAAGCAAGCTGGATACTTGGATACCAAAATGATGCCTTCTGATAGCCTTTGTCAAGTTCCTTAAACTGATTTTCATTTTTTAAAAAAGCTATAAAACTAATGCTTTCCGGTTTTGCCAGCAGTTCATTTTTCAGAGTAGAACTTTCTTGCTTCAGGGTAGAAATTTGGCGATTATTTTGTTCTAAGACCTGTTTAGCTTTTTCAGCCCCCACTTGATTAATTGATTGTTCGCGACCCTGACCTGCAATTTTTTCTAATAGTGTTGAATCATATTGAGATTTAATAGTATTATTGGCTTGAACAAGCATGCTGATTTTAGCTTGTTTTTGATCGATAGTTTTAATAATTTGCTGCTTTTCAGGATTGTTAACTTTATCTTTATAGTTGGCATATTGCAAGCAAGTTTTAGAAACCTTACCCAGATGTCCTACTTCGGCTCTTTGATAGTTTTGTTGAAAACTAAGTTGATTGTTTGAGTTATAATATGGCGATGAAAGTCTGACAATTTCATAGTCTTTATCTGGAGCGGTTTTAGTCCGATAATTTTGCCACTCTGAATAACATGGATAAGTTTCAGTCGGACTGATATGCCAGCGACTAATATCATCAAGTCCTGTAAAAACATTAATTAAGATAAAAATATCAATTAAAATAATGACAATCAAACTTACTTTATTTAGTGGTTCGTTATTGATTGTCCTTGATTGATTAAAAAATCGACTCGAAATTCGGCGAATTCCAGCAAACATATTATATTTTGAATAAATGGAAATTCAATCAGAGTTAATTTTATATGATAATTAGTAAGTGACTCCACAAAAATCCATGTATTCATCTAAAGATTTATTAATTGCTGATTTGAAACTTGATATAAGTAAGTAAGTGCAAATCATTAGACATAGGAGTGAAAAAGAATGTAGAGACGCGATATATCGCGTCTCTACAAGGGTTTTGCATAACGCATATTTAATTTCTGGAGATGTCTATTAGAAAGAAAAGATTTAATTCAATTCTGCAATTTAGATATTTTTCAGCTTACAGCAGTTTTCATGTATTTGAACCACATCGGTCGTAGGGGCAATTCATGAATTGTCCCTACAGTATGGTCTATTTACCTGAAAATAGCTGTAATCACAAAAAGATCCAAAAAATCACTGAGGCTACATAAGTAAAGTTTTTACACAATATAAGATGACAACTACTTAATCTCAATAAGTATGGGATTGATTGTGGTGCTTCTGATTGTCGGCTTATCACTTGTCTTTATTAAACTGTGGTCATCTCAACCACGGGGCAAAGTTTCTCAGCCATACTTCAGTGACCCGAAAAATAGAAAATTGCAAAAACGTTTACTGACTTTACTTAACGGTGATGCGACAACAGCCGAACGACTACTCAAACAGCAGCGCCAGAGACACCGGGGTGAATCGGATAAATGGTATTTGGAAAAAGTGATTTATGACTTGGAACGCGATCGCCGTTACTAAGTAAATCAGTACAAATAAACCTAACTATGTAACAGAATATAAAAACTACAAGACCTTTGCAATTGCTTCATTCCACTTCGTTAAATTCGCAATGACATACATTGAAATTTTCACGCCGACTTACTTAAACCTCAGAGAATACGCTGTTGGGACGCACATCTGTGCGCCCCTAGTGAAACCTATTTAGTTGCGAAGTAGGCTTCTAGAGCTTCAGAACCACCAATTAATTTACCATCGATAAATACTTGAGGAACTGTTGTCGCCCCTGTAACTGCTTGTAACGAGCGGGTGGTGACATCCTTGCCCAAGGTAATTTCTTCGTAGTTAATGCCATGTTCCTTGAGCATCGCCTTAGCACGGGCGCAGAAGGGACAACCGACCTTGGCAAACAAAGAAACTAATTCAGGCTTCACGGCTTGGGGGTTGATGTATCTCAGCATTGTCTCAGCATCCGATACTTTAAAAGGATCTCCTGGCTCGTCTGGTTCAATAAACATTTGGTTAATTACACCATCTCTTACCAGCATCGAATAGCGCCACGATCGCTTGCCAAAACCCAAGTCTGATTTATCTACCAGCATACCCATGCCTTCAGTAAATTCACCATTACCATCGGGAATTAGTGTAACATTTTCTGCTTCTTGATCCTTTGCCCATTCGTTCATGACAAAGGCATCATTGACAGAAATACAGATAATCTTATCAACACCATTTTCTTTCAGAACCCCAGCCAACTCGTTATAGCCAGGGAGATGAGTTGATGAACAAGTCGGAGTATAAGCACCTGGTAAGGAGAAGACAACCACTGTTTTATCAGCAAACAATTCATCGGTTGTCACATCTACCCACTGATTATCCTGGCGAGTATGAAAAGTGACATTGGGAACTCTTTGTCCTCGGCGATTGTCGAACATGATTTTCTTCCTGAAGTAATCAATTCCAGTCATAACCTAACATGAGAGGACTGGTACAATGTAACTATCAATCAGCTAAGAAACTTCATTAATGAATGGAGCGATCGCTGCGACAAATTCAGCAGTTGACTCATAAGGTAAAACATTACGTCCATTTATTTTTATACCTCGACTTTGAGGCAAACAGGCGAGGTATTCAGCCAAGCACTTATCTGGCATTTCTTTTTTACTTTTTTGGCTAATACTCGATGCAGTTTCCCCCATAACCGCTAATGTTGGTTGCCCAATAGAGGCAATAGAGCTAGTATAATCTTGCCGCCAAAACCCTGCTAAAAAAGAAAACACTGCATGACGACTAGCGAGATTTTCTGCCCCTGCAACCAATGTATTTAACCACTCTGTATCCACAGCATTCTCAGAAGCAAAGAGTTGGCGAGTCGAGAAAGAACGTAAAAATTTTGGGGTGCGTGCATAGCGATAAAAAGCACTCCCAAAAGGTGAATCTAAGATATTCCAAAGGAATTTTTGCTGCCATTCTGGTGGTTTATTTGTCATTAAAGCCCACGATGGAGGCCCTGAGAGGACAAGTCTGGAGATTAAGCTTGATTCCTTTTGGACTAATGCGATCGCAACTGGTAATAAAGCACCTTGTACTACTACAATGACAGGTT
This Nostoc sp. KVJ3 DNA region includes the following protein-coding sequences:
- a CDS encoding alpha/beta fold hydrolase, translated to MQPSAVTNTTNLTANPSQFYTWQNYRCAYEVLQPTNTTSQGIPLLLIHPIGVGLSRQFWQRFGREWNNLGQRNLIYNPDLLGCGESDMPHLAYTPSDWAEQLQYFLQTVVQKPVIVVVQGALLPVAIALVQKESSLISRLVLSGPPSWALMTNKPPEWQQKFLWNILDSPFGSAFYRYARTPKFLRSFSTRQLFASENAVDTEWLNTLVAGAENLASRHAVFSFLAGFWRQDYTSSIASIGQPTLAVMGETASSISQKSKKEMPDKCLAEYLACLPQSRGIKINGRNVLPYESTAEFVAAIAPFINEVS
- a CDS encoding redoxin family protein, which encodes MFDNRRGQRVPNVTFHTRQDNQWVDVTTDELFADKTVVVFSLPGAYTPTCSSTHLPGYNELAGVLKENGVDKIICISVNDAFVMNEWAKDQEAENVTLIPDGNGEFTEGMGMLVDKSDLGFGKRSWRYSMLVRDGVINQMFIEPDEPGDPFKVSDAETMLRYINPQAVKPELVSLFAKVGCPFCARAKAMLKEHGINYEEITLGKDVTTRSLQAVTGATTVPQVFIDGKLIGGSEALEAYFATK
- a CDS encoding phosphatase PAP2 family protein, translated to MEKVETANKESQSPLAFLKNLLIARWRSLLLLLIGVYLPLQVFEILTVNIWENQAGFPWDVQILLAVHSTANPQLDVLAVTLAKIGLPWTAIPILGAIAIILLYQKRWRSLAYLLTASLGSIIINRIAKELMHRVRPQLWQSIAPESSFAFPSAHAMTSITLVAILLFLTWANSWRWLVLTFGSLYIIAIAWCRLYLGVHFPSDILAGWMVALGWTIGVSLIIKPHTTKAKSVDSERPKDETSLLPEERKLIEE